The following proteins are encoded in a genomic region of Mycobacteriales bacterium:
- the aroF gene encoding 3-deoxy-7-phosphoheptulonate synthase: protein MVIVMTASATDDDLTEVVAHVESAGGSAFVSRGVTRTIVGVVGSEEVLETVDVGLLPGVGEVVRITAPYKLVSSENNARRSTVSVGGVPIGPDTFTLIAGPCAVESAEQTLAAAQQARRAGATLLRGGAYKPRTSPYAFQGLGVAGLKILTEVSKETGLPVVTEIVDPADVDVVGEHADMFQIGTRNMQNFPLLQAVGSAGKPVMLKRGLTATYEEWLMAAEYIAQRGNLDIVLCERGIRGFEPSIRNMLDVSAVPMVHSMSHLPVIVDPSHAAGRRDLVLPLARAGMAAGADGVMVDVHPEPERALCDGAQALSGDLLDELTVAVATIPSLLGRRSAVTAERMSPNR, encoded by the coding sequence ATGGTCATCGTGATGACCGCCAGCGCCACTGACGACGACCTCACCGAGGTCGTCGCGCACGTCGAGAGCGCCGGCGGCTCCGCCTTCGTCAGCCGCGGCGTCACCCGCACGATCGTGGGTGTGGTCGGCTCCGAGGAGGTGCTGGAGACCGTCGACGTGGGGTTGCTGCCCGGGGTGGGCGAGGTCGTCCGGATCACCGCGCCGTACAAGCTGGTGAGCTCGGAGAACAACGCCCGGCGCAGCACGGTCAGCGTCGGCGGGGTCCCGATCGGGCCGGACACGTTCACGCTCATCGCCGGGCCGTGCGCGGTCGAGTCGGCCGAGCAGACGCTGGCCGCGGCCCAGCAGGCCCGCCGGGCCGGTGCGACGCTGCTGCGCGGCGGCGCCTACAAGCCCCGCACCTCGCCGTACGCGTTCCAGGGGCTGGGCGTGGCGGGGCTGAAGATCCTCACCGAGGTCAGCAAGGAGACCGGCCTGCCGGTGGTGACCGAGATCGTCGACCCGGCCGACGTCGACGTGGTCGGCGAGCACGCCGACATGTTCCAGATCGGCACCCGCAACATGCAGAACTTCCCGCTGCTGCAGGCGGTCGGCTCGGCCGGCAAGCCGGTCATGCTCAAGCGCGGCCTGACCGCCACGTACGAGGAGTGGCTGATGGCGGCGGAGTACATCGCCCAGCGCGGCAACCTCGACATCGTGCTCTGCGAGCGCGGCATCCGCGGCTTCGAGCCGTCCATCCGCAACATGCTCGACGTCTCCGCGGTGCCGATGGTGCACTCGATGTCGCACCTGCCGGTCATCGTCGACCCGTCGCACGCGGCCGGCCGGCGGGACCTGGTGCTGCCGCTGGCCCGGGCCGGGATGGCCGCCGGCGCCGACGGCGTGATGGTGGACGTGCACCCGGAGCCGGAGCGGGCGCTCTGCGACGGGGCCCAGGCGCTGTCCGGCGACCTGCTGGACGAGCTGACCGTCGCGGTCGCCACGATCCCCTCGCTGCTCGGCCGCCGTTCCGCGGTCACCGCCGAGAGGATGAGCCCGAATCGGTAG